The following proteins come from a genomic window of Coregonus clupeaformis isolate EN_2021a chromosome 2, ASM2061545v1, whole genome shotgun sequence:
- the LOC121580311 gene encoding alpha-2Db adrenergic receptor-like yields the protein MDVAKFITVTYNTLQDANTSSAPRPLSHTELGSALIILVVTVIILVTIVGNVLVIVAVLTSRALRAPQNLFLVSLACADILVATLVIPFSLANEVMGYWYFGSTWCAFYLALDVLFCTSSIVHLCAISLDRYWSVTKAVSYNLKRTPKRIKSMIAMVWVISAIISFPPLIMTKHDEHECLLNNETWYILSSCLVSFFAPCLIMILVYCKIYKVAKQRSSTVFVAKNGLERQPSQSVTCFVRKDRMEMESPSSQSSEDHHRQEELDDIDLEESCCTSDNKPRNHRFSKRRKVEGSDCCPRQSCRLSWASARASQLFQDPKNGANVALAAQRQHLAVAASKTKVAQMREKRFTFVLAVVMGVFVLCWFPFFFTYSLHAICRESCYIPGALFNTFFWIGYCNSSVNPIIYTIFNRDFRKAFKKIVCRTSKRTNAT from the coding sequence ATGGATGTAGCCAAGTTTATCACCGTTACCTACAACACCTTGCAGGATGCCAACACCTCGAGCGCACCGagacctctctcacacacagagctgGGCTCTGCGCTCATCATCCTGGTGGTCACCGTGATCATTCTGGTCACCATCGTCGGTAACGTGCTGGTCATCGTGGCCGTGCTCACCAGCCGGGCTCTCCGCGCGCCACAGAACCTTTTCCTGGTGTCCCTGGCGTGCGCGGACATCCTCGTAGCCACTCTGGTCATCCCGTTCTCCCTTGCCAATGAGGTCATGGGTTACTGGTACTTTGGGAGCACCTGGTGCGCCTTTTATCTGGCACTGGACGTGCTCTTCTGCACCTCGTCTATAGTCCACCTGTGCGCCATCAGTCTGGACCGCTACTGGTCCGTCACCAAGGCCGTGAGCTATAACCTGAAGCGGACCCCCAAGCGCATCAAGTCCATGATAGCCATGGTGTGGGTCATCTCCGCCATCATCTCCTTCCCGCCTCTCATCATGACCAAGCACGACGAGCACGAGTGTCTGTTAAACAACGAGACCTGGTACATCCTGTCCTCTTGCCTCGTGTCCTTCTTCGCCCCGTGCCTCATCATGATCCTAGTCTACTGTAAGATCTATAAAGTGGCCAAGCAGCGCTCTTCCACAGTATTCGTGGCTAAGAACGGCCTGGAGAGGCAGCCCTCCCAGTCTGTGACGTGCTTCGTGAGGAAGGACCGGATGGAGATGGAGAGCCCCAGTAGCCAGAGCTCCGAGGACCACCACAGGCAGGAGGAGCTGGATGATATCGACCTGGAGGAGAGCTGCTGCACCTCGGACAACAAACCCCGTAACCACCGCTTCTCCAAGCGAAGGAAGGTGGAGGGCTCGGACTGCTGCCCGCGCCAGAGCTGCCGCCTTTCTTGGGCCTCAGCGCGCGCCTCGCAGCTTTTCCAAGACCCTAAAAACGGGGCCAACGTGGCCCTGGCGGCCCAGCGGCAGCACCTCGCGGTGGCTGCGTCCAAGACCAAAGTGGCCCAGATGCGTGAGAAGCGATTCACGTTCGTGCTGGCCGTGGTAATGGGGGTGTTTGTGCTCTGCTGGTTCCCCTTCTTCTTCACATACAGCCTGCATGCAATCTGCAGGGAGAGCTGCTACATTCCCGGCGCGCTCTTCAACACCTTCTTCTGGATTGGTTACTGCAACAGCTCTGTGAACCCTATCATATATACCATTTTCAACAGGGATTTCCGTAAGGCGTTTAAGAAAATAGTTTGCCGGACTTCAAAACGCACTAATGCCACTTGA